The nucleotide window TCCGTGCTGGTGTAGAACCCGTTGCGGGCCACCGTGCGCAGCTGCTGCATGCCCAGTTGGCGGTTGCCCTTCGGAAAGAACAGCAGCACGGGCCGCAGCAGCGGGTAGTTTTCCGAAATCCAGACGGCGTAGTAGTTGATCAGGCCCTGCCCGAACAGGAAGTCGGCGCTGAGGCCGTTGGCTTCCTTGCTTTTATCGAGGTAGTCGAGGGCCTCCTTGCTGTTGAGGGTGGCCTTGCGCCAGTTTTTGCGCTCGGCGTGCAGGCGGGCCGCAAAGCCATAGGAGGCGGCCAGGAAAAAGCTGGCTTCGTAGTTTTTGCTGTCGTCTTCGTAGAGCCGCTCCCCGTGCACTATGGCCGTATCCAGGTAAGCCAGCATCAGCTTGTCGTACTGCTTGTCCTGAAAGTTGCTGGGCATCATCTTCCAGCAGGTGCTCAGCCCCAGCAGGAAGTAGGGCATGGGGTGGTTGGGGTAGCGCCGCCGCAAAGAGCGAAACTGACGCTCGGCCTTATCGAATTTGAAGTTGTAGAGGTTTTCGACGGCCCCGCCCAGCTCCACCTGAATATCCTTGTCGAGCAGCAGCCAGCCTTTGGTGTCCACAGCACTGGGAGCCACTTCCACACCATCCAGCTCGATATTGCGCATGGGCTGCTGGCGCTGCGTAGTATCGGGCTGCTGGGCCCACGCGGCCAGCGGGCAGCCCAGACTTAACAGCAGAAACACAAGGAAATAACGGTGCATAGAGAAGCGAAAGAAGCCGCGCAAGGTACCGCGAAAATAGTGGTTTCCGAAGGCTGCCAGTATAACCGCCCCGGACCTCCAACGGTTAGACGTTGTAGGCGG belongs to Hymenobacter sp. J193 and includes:
- a CDS encoding tol-pal system protein YbgF, which codes for MHRYFLVFLLLSLGCPLAAWAQQPDTTQRQQPMRNIELDGVEVAPSAVDTKGWLLLDKDIQVELGGAVENLYNFKFDKAERQFRSLRRRYPNHPMPYFLLGLSTCWKMMPSNFQDKQYDKLMLAYLDTAIVHGERLYEDDSKNYEASFFLAASYGFAARLHAERKNWRKATLNSKEALDYLDKSKEANGLSADFLFGQGLINYYAVWISENYPLLRPVLLFFPKGNRQLGMQQLRTVARNGFYTSTEAKFFLMRLLYTEEKNPKASLQVARELATNYPDNAYFQRYYALVCYNQGEFVECQRVSKQILDKLNRGLPGYEAISGRYASFFLGYIAQFMERDLPAAQNYYQRSVVFAETTGETESGFYLLANAYLARMAAKDGDKKAARNYYLVLRENAEHRSDLYREAQAYLKGNKK